Genomic DNA from Enoplosus armatus isolate fEnoArm2 chromosome 7, fEnoArm2.hap1, whole genome shotgun sequence:
AGAAGAAGCCCATTTGTCCTCCCTGCATGGCCTAGTTCTGCATTCACAGTCGCCGGAAATTGagtttttgtaaatgtttcattcaaaactAAAGTCCTGCGATCTTCAGATATTAAAAAGGATTACACTTTCAAGCCAGGCTCGGCAGTTAGTAGTTGTGTTTCATCAGAGACTGTTCATTACAGGTAGGACCCGGTGCTATACGAGATCCTCCAAGGACCTCCAGCTGTCTCCATTTCACTTATTATTCATCAGCAAGACTCAACTATTGATTTGTGAAAGACGAATGTCCCCAGAGAGCACAAAGCATAGATTACAGTATCTCACTTACTCATACTACAGATGAATCTGAATGTATTTTAGTTCACTTGCAGTCAGACTTCTTTATGTGGATTCTCACTTAGTGCCTTAGTGTGAGTGTACAGAACAGAGACACAGCACTGAGTCATAAGGCAAAATATTTCCCTATAGTCCTGGCACCATGGTTTTATTCAGTTGATTGTATTTAAACAAACTTATCAGTGGTCCTGTAGAggcattgtgtttgtgtagctgcCTCTCCCCCAACATGGCTGCCTCAATCCACTGGTAACAGCTTTCAAAAGAAGATGCACAGTTTCTTTGCAGTGGTAAAATGGGTGAAACAGTGGAAAATACCAAAGTTACTGTTTTTCCCCTAACTTGGCAGCTTGGATTATTTaaagttgaatgaatgaatgaataactaAATTTCTCTCTTccccatttttttctcctctcaggcGGAGGGTGATGTAGCAGCTCTGAACCGTAGGatccagctggtggaggaggagttggaCCGAGCCCAGGAGAGGCTGACCACGGCACTGCAGAAactggaggaggctgagaagGCCGCAGATGAGAGCGAGAGGTCAGTTTAAAACACCTGACTGTCACAGCATCATTTAAAAGCTTATTTGTTATTACGTGTGTTTGGAATCAttgttctctgtcctcctcacacATTGTACCCTGTCCAATCAGAGGTATGAAGGTGATCGAGAACCGAGCAATGAAGGacgaggagaagatggagattCAGGAGATGCAGCTGAAGGAGGCTAAACACATCGCAGAGGAGGCTGACCGTAAATATGAGGAGGTGAGCTGATTCCTTAAATTGATATGCACGCCACTGTTCAAGCATTTTTAGCCTTCAATCTCACCTACTCTTGTCTTTCGGATACTATTGTGCTTCAAGTCCAAAACTGCCGCCCCCCCtaaagttttaatgtttttcgTCCCAGGTGGCCCGTAAGCTGGTGATCCTggagggagagctggagagagctgaggagagggCCGAGCTCTCAGAATGGTAAAaccagtaaacacacaaacacgagcacaaagacacacacatgccctcGCCCGTTGCTTTCCCATTAAAACCGAGCATATGCCGGTCTCTGTCCACAGTAAAGCCAGtgacctggaggaggagctgaaaaaTGTGACCAACAACCTGAAGTCCTTAGAAGCCCAGTCTGAGAAGGTGAGCGTGTCATGTTGCATGTGAGTGATGTGCATGGCAATGACTGGACCCAGCAACAGAaatgcatttacacatttataagTTTGGCCTCCTGAGGTGCCAGATCAGTGGAGTTTTTGCAGCAGACTGTagcaaactttctttttttatccaaCACTGTTCAAGGTAAGCATTGTGTCAGGCCTCTGTGTAAAGCTAGCCACAAACTGGGAGTAGAAAACACTTGTTTACCAAGATAGGATGCATTTACTGACAAAGGAGATTGTATCTTTTCAAAATGCGTCAGTAGTAAAAGGTAATTTTCTAGTGTGTGATCGTTTATTGAGTTGCTTTCGTTCtctttcacaaaaacacaacctaaatataaacaacataatGCACTATGGACCAGGTCTGGCACCCAGCACATACTCATCTCCACTTCCCTGTATCCTATCATTTCGGCTGTTGTCATGGCTCACTGGACAGTAATTTGAGCGAGAAGGGAGGGATACCACATCACCAAAGTATTGTTTCAATCTACCTCCTTTATAATTGTGTATCATCAGGCCCTACTTACAACGCAACCATTTATTTTCCCCTCAGGGTGTTTAGATGGAAACCTGAACGTGTCAAGAGTGCAAGACCTGAACTCCCTTGATATGTAGCTGTTTATCCACCGCATTGCAAATTGGCCACTGAGTTTTTTTTGGTTAATGGCCGCATAAGTGTGTTTCAGTATTCGTGAAACTGCAGCCAGTAGAGACCTGCAGTACGTTCTCCCTGTTTGCTACATTACATTCCTCCCCAGGCACAGACAGGCAGTATGACAGCATGCCAGGCTCACCACATGATCGCTCTCCGTTAACAACACATGCCTTTGCTTTGTTCAGTCAGGCCTGCCATGGTTGGCATCACAGCACAACTTTTTTTCCCAGGCCAAGCCAAACACCTCGCCTCTTTCGTGCCACTACCTCCCTCCTTTCATATCACTCCTCTGAGGGAGTGGTGCCATAGCTGTTGGAGCAATTATAACCCTTAGACGAtggagagtgtgtatgtgttcacatTGTGTGCGTTTCGTAGGTGAAAgcatgtgtgagcatgtgtttgtatttctgccACTGATTAGGTAATGTTAtttgtctctatgtctctgtcaACAGTACtcagaaaaagaagacaagtACGAGGAGGAGATCAAAGTTCTGACTGACAAACTGAAGGAGGTGAGATCCTGATTCTAGTGAtcccacaacaaaaaaagctccaTCTGATGACATTAGTGTACACTATTtgatcatatactgtatgtttttagaGTGAAACAAATCAGAAATGTCGCTTTTGTGATACACAATTGGATAGTGGTCTACGACACATACGATGTAACCGCAGCGTCCGTGGGTGGAATCCGCCCaaggacctttgttgcatgtcacccccCTATCTCCCTATTTCCTATCTTCCTCAACTGTACACatcttaagaaaaaaaaaagaaatgtccaaaaataagCGACTTCTATCAAGCCAAGTTGTCATCACACACTTGTTATTTATCAGGTCAATATGAGCATGCATTGAAAACctaaatgaacatttttatgaTTCCTTTGGAAGGTACAGAAGAACTCCTATGGCACTCCAGTCTTGTATGTTGAATTGACTGCGTGATAGCTTGTTTCTTACCTTGCAAcatactgtgtctgtgtttctgtcaggcTGAAACCCGTGCAGAGTTTGCAGAGAGGACAGTGGCCAAACTGGAAAAATCCATTGATGACCTGGAAGGTATGAGATCAGTACCACTCACATGTCACAATGTTGCAGAATTGCACCACTTTGTTTGCACCAAAATATACATTACACAACTGAAATGCAAAGGCAGTTCATTCTGTCAATCCTCATGACTGGTGTTAAATGAACAACCAGTCATCTGGAGCTGAGGATGCGCTCAGTTTCAGTAAATTATGAAACATGTTGATGAACAGATAGTTTAGTAGAGTTTCCTGTAGGTCAGGGGCTAACTCTAATCCTAATCCATTttaatgcacacatgcatagtTACATTCAGTTTGACACAGACCCCAGATGGAGTGTCCTATTCCAGTAATAAAACTCCTTAACTAAGCTGATGAGAGACCCTTGTTTCTGAAGGACTCCATTATCAGCCACGCTGCAAAGAAGACATAATGTGCTCAGATGTTTTTAGGTCAGCATTATTTAGTTGTCGAACCACAGGCAGCTGAGTTTATAGAGTTATTGATGCCGTTTTATGAGACATTCAGAACAAGCTTAAAGCTCACCCAGCTAAAGAGCTCCTAGCATAATTAGATATTCATCATTCTTTCTTCCAAGCATTTCTGCATCTTTAAAAAGCCTGACctatttttttgtcttctccttcctccctctgctctatgcctccatctgtctctcattcTTATCCTGCTTTTGGCTTGTTTGTGTCGCTGCTGTCCTTGACACCTGCCTGCACTtcccgacctctgacctccagatGAATTGTATGCTCAGAAGCTGAAGTACAAGGCCATTAGTGAGGAGCTGGACCATGCCCTCAATGACATGACATCTCTGTAGATGCTCTGACATCTCTCTCggtctttctctgcctctcacttccctttttctgtcttgtgttttgaattttcCGACTGtccatcttctctctgtggATCATATGTGCCTTCCGCCCCTCTTACTATGCAGAAAAGAATTcattaaaaagctttttctttccTACTTTACagcttttgtctctctgttcttGATCATCCATACACGCTGTATATAGTAGAAAGCATTTGATGCATAACCTAAGCTACATAGTGTACATTGCCGTGCAGTCTGTGATTTTTGTAATTAGGTAACCAACAGTTTGCTCTTGTGAAATTGGTTGTTAATGAACATTGTACGTCTAATTATCAGAAAGTTTATGTGAGACAAGGTGAGAGATTTACTACTACTGGTTTTGGTGTGAATTAATGCAGTTTGCAATCCCCCTTTGACccttaaaaacactgttttggtTGTAAATCTAACTTCTTTTTGATGGtttttgatattatatattcacGTGTGACCATAAAGTATGAACTGATATGAACACTATTTTCACAAGGTAGCATCTCCCATCAAGTCCTCTAAAAAGcctgtattgtattctactaACAGTCTTCAGACAGAGAATAACAGTCAGCAGTTTATGCATGAAAGGCATAGCAGTGTGGTTGAATTTTTTTGCATGTGGCAGAACTTAACCAAAATAGTTATATGCAAAACATCTGTTCAGTAAAACAGCGCTCTGTGCTGTTTTGCAAGGGATGCTGTTTGACGAACCTATAAAGGAGAATAAATCTGCATGACATGGGCAGTATTATTTGCTGATGGTTGAGGCTTCACCAtgtcacttcttcttcttgtctccaGAGAAATTATCACATGCCAAAGAGGAGAATCTGGGCATGCATAAAGTCCTGGACCAAACCCTGCAGGAACTGAACAGCTTATAAACACGCGGAGGGGAAGCTGGAGAGGACAAGATCGTCATGTAACATTCCTTCAATGTTCGACTCCATTCCACATTTCGAGTTGTTAACTCTTTATTCCCCGTGTGAAGGGGGATTAACTTAATGCTTGTCccttgatgttttttgttttttttctaaggcacaactttgtttctttttttatgatggGAAGTTATTTTGACCacattgcttcttttttttttatctccagcTGTGATTGCAGAAATTCTCCCCTTAAATGAGTTTTGACCACTTATTTAGAAAGAACTGGCAATTAATACACCCAAAGAAACCTCAGATTTGGTCGCTGAACCACTTAAACTGGctcaattttacattttatgcacacacacattaagccTCTGTCTGATTATTTTAATACAAATGCTTCAGATGGTGTTGGGTTTCACTCAGGCTACATTAGTGTGGCTCTTAAGCGCCACCAAGTGGTGATATGAAGGTAGTCAATAGTAATGTTTTTCTGATCATGCTGTACCACCTTAAGAGGCTACAAGTTAACAGACATTCAACATAAGTGTGCCTGTCTTATCAGTATCCTCCtaaatctgtttgtgtttaaacagcATGATGGTCAAATGGACAGGTCACCTTATGGAAAGGTTTCATTGATGAATGAACAGGTCAAGGCACATGCTGCTCAGTCACTCTAGGCTTCcttacattaaattaaaaagtaatgCCTCTTCTGCCAATCCCCGATTCTCCTGAGGCCTACATGTTGAAGATGCACAGAATATTTATGTGCAAGTTTTTCAACTCTCTTTTTGGTGTGGAAATCTGCAGAACCTGAGAgctgtgcatgtacagtatccAGCACCGATGTGCATTTCTAAGCTGTACTTCCTTTCCCTAAGCTTGACCTGACCATTGACACACTCTGCACCGCCAACAATATGCCATAATGTAGCCAATATTAATTAGATTTACAATATAATGTATTGCATGAGAGAGCTAAACCCCAAACCACTGGAAGCTCAGTCAATTTTTATCAACCATGGATACTTATTGTATATAGTAGAATAATGTTAGGTCTATAAGAAATTGTATTACTTTgacttttttggttttgtttcatttacacCACTTCTTTTTTGCCAGGGGAACTCTCAAGACCAAAGAACACACATAACGCAGACAATAAAttctttaattgttttatttttgtttgtgacagCCATCGTGGTTTCATCTCATGCCACGAAAAAGCGCCTCACACATGATAGAGaccattttgaaatatttcattcaCCACCCCATTCTATGTCAACctaataaatgttttacagaAATCATGACTCGTTTGacttt
This window encodes:
- the tpm4a gene encoding tropomyosin 4a isoform X2: MEAIKKKMQMLKLDKENAIDRAEQAETDKKAAEDKCKQLEEELMDLQKKMKQTEDELDKFSEGLKDAQEKLELSEKKAADAEGDVAALNRRIQLVEEELDRAQERLTTALQKLEEAEKAADESERGMKVIENRAMKDEEKMEIQEMQLKEAKHIAEEADRKYEEVARKLVILEGELERAEERAELSECKASDLEEELKNVTNNLKSLEAQSEKYSEKEDKYEEEIKVLTDKLKEAETRAEFAERTVAKLEKSIDDLEDELYAQKLKYKAISEELDHALNDMTSL
- the tpm4a gene encoding tropomyosin 4a isoform X1 — its product is MEAIKKKMQMLKLDKENAIDRAEQAETDKKAAEDKCKQLEEELMDLQKKMKQTEDELDKFSEGLKDAQEKLELSEKKAADAEGDVAALNRRIQLVEEELDRAQERLTTALQKLEEAEKAADESERGMKVIENRAMKDEEKMEIQEMQLKEAKHIAEEADRKYEEVARKLVILEGELERAEERAELSECKASDLEEELKNVTNNLKSLEAQSEKYSEKEDKYEEEIKVLTDKLKEAETRAEFAERTVAKLEKSIDDLEEKLSHAKEENLGMHKVLDQTLQELNSL
- the tpm4a gene encoding tropomyosin 4a isoform X3; the encoded protein is MASLNSLDAVKRKIQCLQQQADDAEDRAQVLQRELDSERELREKAEGDVAALNRRIQLVEEELDRAQERLTTALQKLEEAEKAADESERGMKVIENRAMKDEEKMEIQEMQLKEAKHIAEEADRKYEEVARKLVILEGELERAEERAELSECKASDLEEELKNVTNNLKSLEAQSEKYSEKEDKYEEEIKVLTDKLKEAETRAEFAERTVAKLEKSIDDLEEKLSHAKEENLGMHKVLDQTLQELNSL
- the tpm4a gene encoding tropomyosin 4a isoform X5 translates to MASLNSLDAVKRKIQCLQQQADDAEDRAQVLQRELDSERELREKAEGDVAALNRRIQLVEEELDRAQERLTTALQKLEEAEKAADESERGMKVIENRAMKDEEKMEIQEMQLKEAKHIAEEADRKYEEVARKLVILEGELERAEERAELSECKASDLEEELKNVTNNLKSLEAQSEKAETRAEFAERTVAKLEKSIDDLEEKLSHAKEENLGMHKVLDQTLQELNSL
- the tpm4a gene encoding tropomyosin 4a isoform X4 gives rise to the protein MASLNSLDAVKRKIQCLQQQADDAEDRAQVLQRELDSERELREKAEGDVAALNRRIQLVEEELDRAQERLTTALQKLEEAEKAADESERGMKVIENRAMKDEEKMEIQEMQLKEAKHIAEEADRKYEEVARKLVILEGELERAEERAELSECKASDLEEELKNVTNNLKSLEAQSEKYSEKEDKYEEEIKVLTDKLKEAETRAEFAERTVAKLEKSIDDLEDELYAQKLKYKAISEELDHALNDMTSL